Proteins encoded in a region of the Sander lucioperca isolate FBNREF2018 chromosome 4, SLUC_FBN_1.2, whole genome shotgun sequence genome:
- the LOC118494938 gene encoding uncharacterized protein LOC118494938: MKRELETLKRKATENITDEAGAILAYQNDQVGDLQMEQEYIIQSIFCNKEKFVKGSKSHRVNGIVVQTNFYGPHLSRADLPHIEKLKQRSVTIEDRGLEVYVAGARVGPQPLTTREHCIQETKEAALLARKKTMVWALARQTDPENQTIPSWTGFNISTRDQEPISQDIVGYLPTINSPGTELNTVFEILKQSELIKKELHLETIVVVMDQALYAKAAEITWKHRGWFSNILLRVGTFHTICNALAIIGKRFRDAGLKDMHRGWSCRRGVHQWSP; encoded by the exons ATGAAAAGAGAATTAGAGACTCTGAAAAGGAAAGCCACAGAAAACATTACAGATGAAGCTGGAGCTATTCTAGCTTACCAAAATGACCAAGTAGGAGATCTTCAGATGGAGCAAGAGTATATCATCCAATCAATTTTTTGTAATAAAGAGAAGTTTGTAAAGGGCTCCAAGTCACACAGAGTTAATGGCATAGTAGTACAGACCAATTTCTATGGACCACATCTGTCAAGAGCTGATCTTCCACACATTGAGAAACTGAAGCAGAGATCAGTCACCATTGAAGACCGAGGCCTGGAAGTATATGTAGCAG gTGCACGTGTGGGCCCACAACCTCTTACAACCAGGGAACACTGTATCCAGGAAACCAAGGAGGCTGCTCTTCTTGCAAGAAAGAAGACAATGGTGTGGGCACTTGCAAGGCAAACAGATCCAGAGAATCAGACAATCCCCAGCTGGACTGGTTTTAATATCAGCACCAGGGACCAGGAACCAATTTCACAAGATATTGTTGGGTATCTGCCAACCATCAACTCACCAGGTACAGAGTTGAACACAGTGTTTGAAATTTTGAAACAATCAGAGCTAATCAAGAAGGAGCTGCACCTAGAGACAATAGTTGTAGTCATGGATCAAGCACTCTATGCAAAAGCCGCTGAGATAACCTGGAAGCACAGAGGATGGTTCTCCAACATTCTTCTCAGGGTGGGGACATTCCATACCATATGTAATGCCTTAGCCATCATAGGAAAGCGGTTTAGGGATGCTGGTCTAAAGGACATGCATAGAGGCTGGAGTTGTCGCAGAGGGGTCCATCAATGGAGTCCTTGA